Proteins encoded by one window of Sphingomonas ginkgonis:
- a CDS encoding oxidoreductase codes for MLARGGVAATLVERRTEPHDVVCGGFLGWDTLATLERLKLDIFSLGARPITRLRLVSGRHVLEVGLPRQAAGFSRKSLDAALLSLAGAGGATVRRGFAIRDVDPATRTARLEDGEELTAEGLFLATGKHELRGLARPPDFTREGAVGLRTVLRGGLQGKPLDGCVELHLFDGGYAGLLMQEDGSSNLCLSVTKKRFSRAKSPGALVKALKDEAPLLGERVGHEDERHWQAIAGVPYGWRADDTRDGLFRLGDQAAVISSLAGDGVAIALQSGISAAKAFLRDGPSGAAAYQTAFSRQTKVPLGLADLLRGAAERPLSRPILMRLAAVPGLASWVSRLTRIT; via the coding sequence ATGCTCGCGCGAGGCGGCGTCGCGGCCACTCTTGTCGAGCGCCGGACGGAACCGCACGACGTGGTTTGCGGTGGGTTCCTGGGGTGGGACACTCTCGCGACGCTCGAGCGACTGAAGCTCGACATCTTCTCGCTCGGCGCACGGCCCATCACCCGCCTTCGGCTCGTGAGCGGGCGCCATGTGCTTGAGGTCGGATTGCCACGGCAAGCGGCGGGATTTTCACGAAAGTCGCTGGACGCTGCTCTCCTGTCGCTTGCCGGTGCTGGAGGCGCGACCGTCAGGCGCGGCTTCGCGATTCGCGACGTCGATCCCGCTACGCGAACGGCGCGCCTCGAAGACGGTGAGGAACTGACCGCCGAAGGGCTGTTCCTGGCGACGGGCAAGCATGAGCTGCGCGGCCTCGCGCGACCGCCAGACTTCACCAGAGAAGGCGCGGTCGGCTTGCGCACCGTTCTCAGAGGCGGGCTCCAGGGCAAGCCGCTCGATGGTTGCGTTGAACTCCACCTTTTCGATGGTGGCTATGCGGGCTTGCTGATGCAGGAGGACGGCAGCTCCAACCTGTGTCTCTCGGTCACGAAGAAGCGATTTTCGCGGGCGAAATCGCCCGGCGCGCTGGTCAAGGCGCTCAAGGATGAAGCGCCGCTGCTGGGCGAGCGGGTCGGGCACGAAGACGAACGGCATTGGCAAGCTATCGCGGGCGTTCCTTATGGCTGGCGCGCGGATGATACGCGGGACGGGCTGTTCAGGCTTGGTGACCAGGCCGCGGTGATCTCCTCGCTGGCCGGCGATGGGGTCGCCATTGCACTGCAGAGTGGCATCTCGGCCGCGAAGGCTTTCCTGCGAGACGGACCCAGCGGGGCGGCAGCGTATCAGACGGCATTTTCAAGACAGACCAAAGTCCCCCTGGGCCTCGCCGATCTTCTTCGCGGCGCCGCCGAGCGCCCTCTAAGCCGTCCTATCCTCATGCGGCTTGCTGCCGTGCCGGGCTTGGCGAGTTGGGTCTCGCGGCTGACCCGGATCACCTAG